The Chlorocebus sabaeus isolate Y175 chromosome 1, mChlSab1.0.hap1, whole genome shotgun sequence genome includes a region encoding these proteins:
- the LAYN gene encoding layilin isoform X1 produces MRPGTALQAVVLAVLLVGLRAATGRLLSASDLDLRGGQPVCRGGTQRPCYKVIYFHDTSRRLNFEEAKEACRRDGGQLVSIESEDEQNLIEKFIENLLPSDGDFWIGLRRREEKQSNSTACQDLYAWTDGSISQFRNWYVDEPSCGSEVCVVMYHQPSAPAGIGGPYMFQWNDDRCNVKNNFICKYSDEKPAVPSREPEGEETEPTTPVLLEETQEEDARKIFKESREAALNLAYILIPGIPLLLLFVVSTVVCWVWICRRRKREQPDPSTKQQHTIWPSPHRGNSPELEVYNVIRKQSEADLAETRPDLKNISFRVCSGEATPDDVSCDYDNMAVNPSESGFVTLVSVESGFVTNDIYEFSPDQIGRSKESGWVENEIYGY; encoded by the exons ggcAGCCAGTCTGCCGGGGAGGGACACAGAGGCCTTGTTATAAAGTCATTTACTTCCATGATACTTCTCGAAGACTAAACTTTGAGGAAGCCAAAGAAGCCTGCAGGAGGGATGGAGGCCAGCTAGTCAGCATCGAGTCTGAAGATGAACAGAACCTAATAGAAAAGTTCATTGAAAACCTCTTGCCATCTGATGGTGACTTCTGGATTGGGCTCAGGAGGCGTGAGGAGAAACAAAGCAATAGCACAGCCTGCCAGGACCTTTATGCTTGGACTGATGGCAGCATATCACAATTTAG GAACTGGTATGTGGATGAGCCGTCCTGCGGCAGCGAGGTCTGCGTGGTCATGTACCATCAGCCATCGGCACCCGCCGGCATCGGAGGCCCCTACATGTTCCAGTGGAATGATGACCGGTGCAACGTGAAGAACaatttcatttgcaaatattctgaTG AGAAACCAGCAGTTCCTTCTAGAGAACCTGAAG gtgaggaaacagagccAACAACACCTGTACTTCTAGAAGAAACACAGGAGGAAGAtgccagaaaaatatttaaagaaagtaGAG aagcTGCCTTGAATCTTGCCTACATCCTAATCCCCGGcattccccttctcctcctctttgtAGTCTCCACAGTTGTATGTTGGGTTTGGATCTGTAGAAGAAG aaAACGGGAGCAACCAGACCCTAGCACAAAGCAGCAGCACACCATCTGGCCCTCTCCTCACCGAGGAAACAGCCCGGAACTAGAGGTCTACAATGTCATAAGAAAACAAAGCGAGGCTGACTTAGCTGAGACCCGGCCAGACCTGAAGAATATTTCATTCCGAGTGTGTTCGGGAGAAGCCACTCCCGATGACGTGTCTTGTGACTATGACAACATGGCTGTGAACCCATCAGAAAGTGGGTTTGTGACTCTGGTGAGCGTGGAGAGTGGATTTGTGACCAATGACATTTATGAGTTCTCCCCAGACCAAATAGGGAGGAGCAAGGAGTCTGGAtgggtggaaaatgaaatatatggTTATTAG
- the LAYN gene encoding layilin isoform X2 has translation MRPGTALQAVVLAVLLVGLRAATGRLLSGQPVCRGGTQRPCYKVIYFHDTSRRLNFEEAKEACRRDGGQLVSIESEDEQNLIEKFIENLLPSDGDFWIGLRRREEKQSNSTACQDLYAWTDGSISQFRNWYVDEPSCGSEVCVVMYHQPSAPAGIGGPYMFQWNDDRCNVKNNFICKYSDEKPAVPSREPEGEETEPTTPVLLEETQEEDARKIFKESREAALNLAYILIPGIPLLLLFVVSTVVCWVWICRRRKREQPDPSTKQQHTIWPSPHRGNSPELEVYNVIRKQSEADLAETRPDLKNISFRVCSGEATPDDVSCDYDNMAVNPSESGFVTLVSVESGFVTNDIYEFSPDQIGRSKESGWVENEIYGY, from the exons ggcAGCCAGTCTGCCGGGGAGGGACACAGAGGCCTTGTTATAAAGTCATTTACTTCCATGATACTTCTCGAAGACTAAACTTTGAGGAAGCCAAAGAAGCCTGCAGGAGGGATGGAGGCCAGCTAGTCAGCATCGAGTCTGAAGATGAACAGAACCTAATAGAAAAGTTCATTGAAAACCTCTTGCCATCTGATGGTGACTTCTGGATTGGGCTCAGGAGGCGTGAGGAGAAACAAAGCAATAGCACAGCCTGCCAGGACCTTTATGCTTGGACTGATGGCAGCATATCACAATTTAG GAACTGGTATGTGGATGAGCCGTCCTGCGGCAGCGAGGTCTGCGTGGTCATGTACCATCAGCCATCGGCACCCGCCGGCATCGGAGGCCCCTACATGTTCCAGTGGAATGATGACCGGTGCAACGTGAAGAACaatttcatttgcaaatattctgaTG AGAAACCAGCAGTTCCTTCTAGAGAACCTGAAG gtgaggaaacagagccAACAACACCTGTACTTCTAGAAGAAACACAGGAGGAAGAtgccagaaaaatatttaaagaaagtaGAG aagcTGCCTTGAATCTTGCCTACATCCTAATCCCCGGcattccccttctcctcctctttgtAGTCTCCACAGTTGTATGTTGGGTTTGGATCTGTAGAAGAAG aaAACGGGAGCAACCAGACCCTAGCACAAAGCAGCAGCACACCATCTGGCCCTCTCCTCACCGAGGAAACAGCCCGGAACTAGAGGTCTACAATGTCATAAGAAAACAAAGCGAGGCTGACTTAGCTGAGACCCGGCCAGACCTGAAGAATATTTCATTCCGAGTGTGTTCGGGAGAAGCCACTCCCGATGACGTGTCTTGTGACTATGACAACATGGCTGTGAACCCATCAGAAAGTGGGTTTGTGACTCTGGTGAGCGTGGAGAGTGGATTTGTGACCAATGACATTTATGAGTTCTCCCCAGACCAAATAGGGAGGAGCAAGGAGTCTGGAtgggtggaaaatgaaatatatggTTATTAG